The Balaenoptera acutorostrata chromosome 15, mBalAcu1.1, whole genome shotgun sequence genome contains a region encoding:
- the TPD52L2 gene encoding tumor protein D54 isoform X5, with protein MDSAGQDINLNSPNRGLLSDSMTDVPVDTAVATQAPAVEGLTDAEAEELRAELAKVEEEVVTLRQVLAAKERHCGELKRRLGLSALEGLKQNLSRGWHDVQVSNAYVKTSEKLGEWNEKVTQSDLYKKTQETLSQAGQKTSAALSTMGSAISRKLGDMRARPFSYSFSSHSIRHSISMPAMRNSATFKSFEDRVGTIKTKVVSGRENGSDNLPSPTGSGDRPLPDHTPF; from the exons ATGGACTCCGCCGGCCAAG ATATCAACCTGAATTCTCCTAACAGAGGTCTGCTCTCCGACTCCATGACAGACGTCCCTGTCGACACAGCAGTGGCCACCCAGGCTCCTGCTGTTGAGGGTCTGACAGATGCTGAGGCGGAGGAGCTCAGGGCTGAGCTTGCAAAG gtggaggaggaggtTGTCACTCTGCGCCAGGTGCTGGCAGCCAAGGAGAGGCACTGTGGAGAGCTGAAGAGGAGGCTGGGCCTTTCTGCCTTGGAGGGCCTGAAGCAGAACCTGTCCAGGGGTTGGCATGATGTGCAGGTCTCTAACGC CTACGTGAAAACTTCTGAGAAGCTTGGAGAGTGGAATGAGAAAGTGACCCAGTCGGACCT CTACAAGAAGACCCAGGAAACCCTCTCTCAGGCAGGACAGAAGACCTCAGCAGCCCTGTCCACCATGGGCTCTGCCATCAGCCGGAAGCTTGGGGACATGAG GGCTCGGCCCTTCTCATACTCCTTTAG CAGCCACTCCATCCGCCACTCCATAAGTATGCCGGCCATGAG gAATTCCGCCACCTTCAAGTCATTTGAGGACCGAGTTGGGACCATAAAG ACTAAGGTTGTCAGTGGCAGAGAGAATGGCAGTGACAACCTTCCCTCCCCGACCGGGAGTGGAGACAGACCCCTGCCCGATCACACGCCCTTCTAA
- the ABHD16B gene encoding protein ABHD16B, producing MCVVCFVKALVHLFKIYLTANYTYNFRGWPVGFRWDDVRAAAGGRSGHRALTCAAAAAGVWLLRGAALGEDAQGRPPRGARSQAQCLLQQIRELPGQLASYALAHSMGRWLVYPGSMFLMTRALLPLLQQGQERLVDRYRGRRAKLVACDGNEIDTMFMDRRQRPGSHGRGLRLVICCEGNAGFYEMGCLSAPLEAGYSVLGWNHPGFGGSTGAPFPQHDANAMDVVVKYALHRLHFPPAHVVVYGWSIGGFTATWATMTYPELGALVLDATFDDLVPLALKVMPHSWKGLVVRTVREHFNLNVAEQLCRYPGPVLLLRRTLDDVVSTSGHLRPLPSGDVEGHRGNELLLRLLQHRYPAVMAREGLAVVTRWLRAGSLAQEAAFYARYRVDDEWCLDLLRSYRARCEDRQEDQEAWGPHGLAFPWLVGQGLSRRRRRQVALFLARQHLRNVEATHCSPLEPEDFQLPWRL from the coding sequence ATGTGCGTGGTCTGCTTCGTGAAGGCGCTGGTGCACCTGTTCAAGATCTACCTGACGGCAAACTACACCTACAACTTCCGCGGCTGGCCTGTGGGCTTCCGCTGGGATGACGTGCGCGCCGCCGCCGGGGGCCGCAGCGGTCACCGGGCGCTGACGTgcgcggcggccgcggcgggCGTGTGGCTGCTGCGGGGCGCGGCGCTGGGCGAAGACGCGCAGGGGCGGCCGCCCCGCGGGGCGCGCAGCCAGGCGCAGTGCCTCCTGCAGCAGATCCGTGAGCTGCCCGGCCAGCTCGCCAGCTACGCGCTGGCCCACTCAATGGGCCGCTGGCTCGTGTACCCCGGCTCCATGTTCCTGATGACGCGGgcgctgctgccgctgctgcagCAGGGCCAGGAGCGCCTGGTGGACCGCTACCGCGGCCGGCGCGCCAAGCTGGTGGCCTGTGACGGCAACGAGATCGACACCATGTTCATGGACCGCCGCCAGCGCCCGGGCAGCCATGGCCGCGGCCTGCGCCTCGTCATCTGCTGCGAGGGCAACGCCGGCTTCTACGAGATGGGCTGTCTGTCGGCGCCGCTGGAGGCCGGCTATTCGGTGTTGGGCTGGAACCACCCGGGCTTCGGGGGCAGCACGGGCGCGCCGTTCCCTCAGCATGACGCCAACGCCATGGACGTGGTGGTCAAGTACGCGCTGCACCGCCTGCACTTCCCGCCCGCGCACGTGGTGGTCTACGGCTGGTCCATCGGCGGCTTCACGGCCACGTGGGCCACCATGACGTACCCGGAGCTGGGCGCACTGGTGCTCGATGCCACCTTCGACGACCTCGTGCCGCTGGCGCTGAAGGTCATGCCCCACAGCTGGAAGGGGCTGGTGGTGCGCACGGTGCGCGAGCACTTCAACCTCAACGTGGCCGAGCAGTTGTGCCGCTACCCCGGGCCGGTGCTGCTGCTCCGGCGCACGCTGGACGACGTGGTCAGCACCTCGGGCCACCTGCGCCCCCTGCCGTCGGGCGACGTGGAGGGCCACCGCGGCAACGAGCTGCTCCTGCGCCTGCTGCAGCACCGCTACCCCGCCGTGATGGCGCGCGAGGGCCTCGCTGTCGTGACCCGATGGCTGCGTGCCGGCAGCCTGGCCCAGGAGGCCGCCTTCTACGCGCGCTACCGCGTGGATGACGAGTGGTGCCTAGACCTGCTGCGCTCCTACCGCGCGCGCTGCGAGGACCGGCAGGAggaccaggaggcctggggcccGCACGGGCTCGCTTTCCCCTGGTTAGTGGGCCAGGGCCTGAGCCGGCGGCGGCGCCGGCAGGTCGCGCTGTTCCTGGCTCGCCAGCACCTCAGGAATGTGGAGGCGACCCACTGCAGTCCGCTGGAACCCGAGGACTTCCAGTTGCCCTGGAGGCTGTAG
- the TPD52L2 gene encoding tumor protein D54 isoform X2 has product MDSAGQDINLNSPNRGLLSDSMTDVPVDTAVATQAPAVEGLTDAEAEELRAELAKVEEEVVTLRQVLAAKERHCGELKRRLGLSALEGLKQNLSRGWHDVQVSNAYVKTSEKLGEWNEKVTQSDLYKKTQETLSQAGQKTSAALSTMGSAISRKLGDMRARPFSYSFRAVLPLQVELLSFSPQASALSAAGAWDRLRQPPECPLPRADQAAPLPWRAQQKRARRPPAAQSRGPQFAQEFRHLQVI; this is encoded by the exons ATGGACTCCGCCGGCCAAG ATATCAACCTGAATTCTCCTAACAGAGGTCTGCTCTCCGACTCCATGACAGACGTCCCTGTCGACACAGCAGTGGCCACCCAGGCTCCTGCTGTTGAGGGTCTGACAGATGCTGAGGCGGAGGAGCTCAGGGCTGAGCTTGCAAAG gtggaggaggaggtTGTCACTCTGCGCCAGGTGCTGGCAGCCAAGGAGAGGCACTGTGGAGAGCTGAAGAGGAGGCTGGGCCTTTCTGCCTTGGAGGGCCTGAAGCAGAACCTGTCCAGGGGTTGGCATGATGTGCAGGTCTCTAACGC CTACGTGAAAACTTCTGAGAAGCTTGGAGAGTGGAATGAGAAAGTGACCCAGTCGGACCT CTACAAGAAGACCCAGGAAACCCTCTCTCAGGCAGGACAGAAGACCTCAGCAGCCCTGTCCACCATGGGCTCTGCCATCAGCCGGAAGCTTGGGGACATGAG GGCTCGGCCCTTCTCATACTCCTTTAG AGCGGTCCTGCCCCTCCAAGTGGAGCTGCTCTCCTTCTCCCCGCAAGCAAGCGCTCTTTCTGCCGCGGGCGCTTGGGACCGGCTCAGACAGCCTCCCGAGTGTCCTTTACCTCGTGCTGATCAAGCCGCTCCTCTACCTTGGAG GGCGCAGCAGAAACGTGCCCGGCGTCCCCCGGCTGCCCAGTCGAGGGGTCCGCAGTTTGCCCAG gAATTCCGCCACCTTCAAGTCATTTGA
- the TPD52L2 gene encoding tumor protein D54 isoform X3, whose translation MDSAGQDINLNSPNRGLLSDSMTDVPVDTAVATQAPAVEGLTDAEAEELRAELAKVEEEVVTLRQVLAAKERHCGELKRRLGLSALEGLKQNLSRGWHDVQVSNAYVKTSEKLGEWNEKVTQSDLYKKTQETLSQAGQKTSAALSTMGSAISRKLGDMRARPFSYSFSSHSIRHSISMPAMRAQQKRARRPPAAQSRGPQFAQEFRHLQVI comes from the exons ATGGACTCCGCCGGCCAAG ATATCAACCTGAATTCTCCTAACAGAGGTCTGCTCTCCGACTCCATGACAGACGTCCCTGTCGACACAGCAGTGGCCACCCAGGCTCCTGCTGTTGAGGGTCTGACAGATGCTGAGGCGGAGGAGCTCAGGGCTGAGCTTGCAAAG gtggaggaggaggtTGTCACTCTGCGCCAGGTGCTGGCAGCCAAGGAGAGGCACTGTGGAGAGCTGAAGAGGAGGCTGGGCCTTTCTGCCTTGGAGGGCCTGAAGCAGAACCTGTCCAGGGGTTGGCATGATGTGCAGGTCTCTAACGC CTACGTGAAAACTTCTGAGAAGCTTGGAGAGTGGAATGAGAAAGTGACCCAGTCGGACCT CTACAAGAAGACCCAGGAAACCCTCTCTCAGGCAGGACAGAAGACCTCAGCAGCCCTGTCCACCATGGGCTCTGCCATCAGCCGGAAGCTTGGGGACATGAG GGCTCGGCCCTTCTCATACTCCTTTAG CAGCCACTCCATCCGCCACTCCATAAGTATGCCGGCCATGAG GGCGCAGCAGAAACGTGCCCGGCGTCCCCCGGCTGCCCAGTCGAGGGGTCCGCAGTTTGCCCAG gAATTCCGCCACCTTCAAGTCATTTGA
- the TPD52L2 gene encoding tumor protein D54 isoform X6 yields MDSAGQDINLNSPNRGLLSDSMTDVPVDTAVATQAPAVEGLTDAEAEELRAELAKVEEEVVTLRQVLAAKERHCGELKRRLGLSALEGLKQNLSRGWHDVQVSNAYVKTSEKLGEWNEKVTQSDLYKKTQETLSQAGQKTSAALSTMGSAISRKLGDMRLRLSVAERMAVTTFPPRPGVETDPCPITRPSKPVAALPGHGTSTPSSPQLQPQAAGVEDNHAIPVETWLPRSHGSENTSCTQMPPLLSVDQQIAAPSCLGAGSGQGGGSRGVSQSQALVGSLVS; encoded by the exons ATGGACTCCGCCGGCCAAG ATATCAACCTGAATTCTCCTAACAGAGGTCTGCTCTCCGACTCCATGACAGACGTCCCTGTCGACACAGCAGTGGCCACCCAGGCTCCTGCTGTTGAGGGTCTGACAGATGCTGAGGCGGAGGAGCTCAGGGCTGAGCTTGCAAAG gtggaggaggaggtTGTCACTCTGCGCCAGGTGCTGGCAGCCAAGGAGAGGCACTGTGGAGAGCTGAAGAGGAGGCTGGGCCTTTCTGCCTTGGAGGGCCTGAAGCAGAACCTGTCCAGGGGTTGGCATGATGTGCAGGTCTCTAACGC CTACGTGAAAACTTCTGAGAAGCTTGGAGAGTGGAATGAGAAAGTGACCCAGTCGGACCT CTACAAGAAGACCCAGGAAACCCTCTCTCAGGCAGGACAGAAGACCTCAGCAGCCCTGTCCACCATGGGCTCTGCCATCAGCCGGAAGCTTGGGGACATGAG ACTAAGGTTGTCAGTGGCAGAGAGAATGGCAGTGACAACCTTCCCTCCCCGACCGGGAGTGGAGACAGACCCCTGCCCGATCACACGCCCTTCTAAGCCCGTAGCGGCTTTGCCCGGCCACGGCACAAGCACACCCTCATCGCCACAACTGCAACCTCAAGCGGCGGGTGTTGAGGACAATCACGCCATCCCCGTGGAGACGTGGCTGCCGCGCTCGCATGGGTCAGAGAACACGTCCTGTACACAGATGCCTCCCCTTCTGTCGGTAGATCAGCAAATTGCTGCGCCGTCCTGCCTCGGAGCGGGAAGCGGGCAGGGTGGCGGGTCCCGGGGTGTGAGCCAAAGCCAAGCTCTTGTTGGGAGTCTCGTTAGTTGA
- the TPD52L2 gene encoding tumor protein D54 isoform X1 has translation MDSAGQDINLNSPNRGLLSDSMTDVPVDTAVATQAPAVEGLTDAEAEELRAELAKVEEEVVTLRQVLAAKERHCGELKRRLGLSALEGLKQNLSRGWHDVQVSNAYVKTSEKLGEWNEKVTQSDLYKKTQETLSQAGQKTSAALSTMGSAISRKLGDMRARPFSYSFRAVLPLQVELLSFSPQASALSAAGAWDRLRQPPECPLPRADQAAPLPWSSHSIRHSISMPAMRAQQKRARRPPAAQSRGPQFAQEFRHLQVI, from the exons ATGGACTCCGCCGGCCAAG ATATCAACCTGAATTCTCCTAACAGAGGTCTGCTCTCCGACTCCATGACAGACGTCCCTGTCGACACAGCAGTGGCCACCCAGGCTCCTGCTGTTGAGGGTCTGACAGATGCTGAGGCGGAGGAGCTCAGGGCTGAGCTTGCAAAG gtggaggaggaggtTGTCACTCTGCGCCAGGTGCTGGCAGCCAAGGAGAGGCACTGTGGAGAGCTGAAGAGGAGGCTGGGCCTTTCTGCCTTGGAGGGCCTGAAGCAGAACCTGTCCAGGGGTTGGCATGATGTGCAGGTCTCTAACGC CTACGTGAAAACTTCTGAGAAGCTTGGAGAGTGGAATGAGAAAGTGACCCAGTCGGACCT CTACAAGAAGACCCAGGAAACCCTCTCTCAGGCAGGACAGAAGACCTCAGCAGCCCTGTCCACCATGGGCTCTGCCATCAGCCGGAAGCTTGGGGACATGAG GGCTCGGCCCTTCTCATACTCCTTTAG AGCGGTCCTGCCCCTCCAAGTGGAGCTGCTCTCCTTCTCCCCGCAAGCAAGCGCTCTTTCTGCCGCGGGCGCTTGGGACCGGCTCAGACAGCCTCCCGAGTGTCCTTTACCTCGTGCTGATCAAGCCGCTCCTCTACCTTGGAG CAGCCACTCCATCCGCCACTCCATAAGTATGCCGGCCATGAG GGCGCAGCAGAAACGTGCCCGGCGTCCCCCGGCTGCCCAGTCGAGGGGTCCGCAGTTTGCCCAG gAATTCCGCCACCTTCAAGTCATTTGA
- the TPD52L2 gene encoding tumor protein D54 isoform X4, which translates to MDSAGQDINLNSPNRGLLSDSMTDVPVDTAVATQAPAVEGLTDAEAEELRAELAKVEEEVVTLRQVLAAKERHCGELKRRLGLSALEGLKQNLSRGWHDVQVSNAYVKTSEKLGEWNEKVTQSDLYKKTQETLSQAGQKTSAALSTMGSAISRKLGDMRNSATFKSFEDRVGTIKTKVVSGRENGSDNLPSPTGSGDRPLPDHTPF; encoded by the exons ATGGACTCCGCCGGCCAAG ATATCAACCTGAATTCTCCTAACAGAGGTCTGCTCTCCGACTCCATGACAGACGTCCCTGTCGACACAGCAGTGGCCACCCAGGCTCCTGCTGTTGAGGGTCTGACAGATGCTGAGGCGGAGGAGCTCAGGGCTGAGCTTGCAAAG gtggaggaggaggtTGTCACTCTGCGCCAGGTGCTGGCAGCCAAGGAGAGGCACTGTGGAGAGCTGAAGAGGAGGCTGGGCCTTTCTGCCTTGGAGGGCCTGAAGCAGAACCTGTCCAGGGGTTGGCATGATGTGCAGGTCTCTAACGC CTACGTGAAAACTTCTGAGAAGCTTGGAGAGTGGAATGAGAAAGTGACCCAGTCGGACCT CTACAAGAAGACCCAGGAAACCCTCTCTCAGGCAGGACAGAAGACCTCAGCAGCCCTGTCCACCATGGGCTCTGCCATCAGCCGGAAGCTTGGGGACATGAG gAATTCCGCCACCTTCAAGTCATTTGAGGACCGAGTTGGGACCATAAAG ACTAAGGTTGTCAGTGGCAGAGAGAATGGCAGTGACAACCTTCCCTCCCCGACCGGGAGTGGAGACAGACCCCTGCCCGATCACACGCCCTTCTAA